The following are encoded together in the Cervus elaphus chromosome 30, mCerEla1.1, whole genome shotgun sequence genome:
- the CBY2 gene encoding protein chibby homolog 2 isoform X2, which yields MAVQPEGLKCRVEESNAERGTAEPFLRLHNLYPTPRCARQAALPRLSRRVVSQHSYPLNRFSSVPLDPMERPTSQADLELDYNPPRVQLSDEMFVFQDGRWVSENCRLQSPYFSPSSSFHHKLHHKRLAKECLLQENKTLREENRALREENRMLRKENKILQVFWEEHQAALGRDDSRASSPLLHKDNASSLEAMKKEPALQAHRGRENSTLQLLREENRALQQLLEQRKAYWAQPDEKTASTEEIKPISSPHEESHGLLPAPGPGLPSPFEEPKGLPAPPEDSKTLRALREMVSTLSAQPGEEVGKGGPGLPDGSQSLELLREMNQALQALREENQSLQVLRDENRLLQEENRALHALREEHRLFQEENKALWENNKLKLQQKLVIDTVTEVTARMEMLIEELYAFMPAKSKDPKKPSRV from the exons ATGGCGGTGCAGCCAGAGGGGCTGAAATGTAGGGTGGAGGAATCCAACGCAGAG AGGGGCACAGCCGAGCCCTTCCTGAGGCTCCACAACTTGTACCCGACCCCTCGCTGTGCCCGGCAGGCCGCCCTGCCCAGGCTGAGCCGTCGGGTGGTCAGCCAGCACTCCTATCCGCTCAACCGCTTCTCCTCGGTGCCCCTGGACCCCATGGAGCGCCCCACGTCGCAGGCGGACCTGGAGCTGGATTACAACCCGCCGCGGGTGCAGCTCAGCGACGAGATGTTCGTCTTCCAGGACGGCCGCTGGGTCAGCGAGAACTGCCGGCTGCAGTCGCCCTACTTCTCCCCGTCCTCGTCCTTCCACCACAAGCTGCACCACAAGAGGCTGGCCAAGGAGTGCCTGCTTCAGGAGAACAAGACGCTGCGCGAGGAGAACCGGGCGCTGCGCGAGGAGAACCGCATGCTCCGCAAGGAGAACAAGATCCTGCAGGTCTTCTGGGAGGAGCACCAGGCCGCGCTGGGCCGCGACGACAGCCGGGCCTCGTCGCCGCTGCTGCACAAGGACAACGCCTCGTCCCTGGAGGCGATGAAGAAGGAGCCGGCGCTGCAGGCGCACCGCGGCCGGGAGAACAGCACCCTGCAGCTCCTCCGCGAGGAGAACCGGGCCCTGCAGCAGCTGCTGGAGCAGAGGAAGGCCTACTGGGCCCAGCCCGACGAGAAGACCGCCTCGACCGAGGAGATCAAGCCCATCTCCTCGCCCCACGAGGAGTCCCACGGGCTGCTGCCGGCCCCGGGCcccggcctcccctcccccttcgaGGAGCCCAAGGGCCTCCCAGCCCCGCCGGAAGACTCCAAGACCCTCCGGGCCCTGCGGGAGATGGTGAGCACCCTGTCCGCGCAGCCCGGGGAGGAGGTGGGCAAGGGGGGCCCGGGCCTGCCCGACGGCAGCCAGTCCCTGGAGCTGCTGCGGGAGATGAACCAGGCGCTGCAGGCGCTGCGGGAGGAGAACCAGAGCCTGCAGGTCCTCCGCGACGAGAACCGGCTCCTGCAGGAGGAGAACCGGGCGCTGCACGCGCTGCgcgaggagcacaggctcttccAGGAGGAGAACAAGGCCCTGTGGGAGAACAACAAGCTGAAGCTGCAGCAGAAGCTGGTCATCGACACGGTGACCGAGGTCACCGCCCGGATGGAGATGCTCATCGAGGAGCTGTACGCCTTCATGCCGGCCAAGAGCAAGGACCCCAAGAAGCCCAGCAGGGTCTga